The nucleotide window TGTAGAACAAGCGGACTTCTTATTGTCCGCTTGTTCCTTATGATGGACATATTGGACAAGGCTATTTTTCTAATGTAGATAGGTGCTATATTCTTCAGCATCTATTCCTTTATGAAGGGCTGCAGATAAGCCGCCGGCAATTACCTTGGCGGTGTTATGGATTAACATATCCACTTCCTTGGGTGTGACCATTAAATTCCCTCCAAAGGGTGCCAAGATATCGTTTAGTACCCCCTGAACGGCATCCTGTTGATAGGCCTGATAGATTTGTGGGTTAGTTTTAAACTGTGCGAACAGTCGTTCAATGGCGTCGGAAGCAATTAAGGCGGCGTGCACCACCATGGGAACACCCACCGCAATTACCGGTACCCCCATTGTTTCTTGATTAATCCCTGCCCGCTTATTGCCTACTCCGCTGCCCGGCGCTATGCCCGTGTCGGCAATTTGAATGGTGGTGGCAATGCGTTCTACACTGCGGGAAGCCAGGGAATCAATGGCTATTACCAGCTCCGGTTTAACATTTTCAACGATGCCCTTAATAATTTCCGCTGTTTCAATGCCGGTTACCCCCAATACACCCGGTGCAATTGCACTTACCGGGCGCATTCCTTCCCTGATTTCACTGGGTGCATAGTTAAAGATATGCCTTGTGACTAAAACTTGATCCACAACCTGGGGTCCTAGGGCATCCGGTGTGGCATTGCGGTTTCCTAAACCCACTATCAATACATTTGATTCCTGGGGCAGTTCAAATAACCTTCCCAAATGCTCGGCTAACACCTGAACTATCTGTTGATGAACCTCTCTGTTGTTATCGGTTAGTGACGGTGCTTCTATGGTAATGTAATTTCCCTGGGGCTTTCCCATAATTTCCTCGGCAGATTTTTCTACGATTTTTACCGTGCTCACCACTGCATGGTCATAGGTTTCTCTGTCAACTACTACCCCAGGGATTTCTTCACCCAATTGGCCGCGCACAACTTCCCTTGCTTCTAAAGCTAAATCTAAAGTAATGCCAAAGTGAGAAAGAAAATTTTTACTTAAGGTCAACGGTACACCCTCCCAATTATATTGCTACCTTAGTTTTTCCCATCAAGGACAAATTATACAGTTTTTAGCAAATGAACACTAAATAAATCGATTTTTTGGGTATGATATGTTATAATAAAAGTTGGTTAAGAAGGGAAGGTTTTCTTTTGAGGGTAATAGCCGGCACTGCAAAAAAAATGATATTAAAGAGCCCCCGGGGTGAAAAAACACGCCCCACCGCAGACCGGGTAAAGGAAGCAGTATTTAATATATTGGCAGACAGAATTATAGATTGTAATTTTTTAGATTTGTTTGCCGGCACGGGCAGCATTGCCATTGAGGCACTGAGCAGGGGAGCGGCACATGCTGTGCTGGTGGAAAAAGATCGGCCCACGGTGGCAATAATAAAAGAAAATCTACAGCGTACCAAACTCTTTCAAAGGGCCGAAATTTTACATTGCGACGTATTCTCGGCAATGAAAACCCTATATCAAAATAATAAAAATTTTGATATTATCTACATAGACCCACCCTATTACAAGGGATACTACCAAAAAGTACTAAATGAAGTATTTAATTGCCATCTGTTATCACCTAAAGGGGTGGTGGTAGTTGAAAGCAGCACCCAACACCTACCGCCGGAAACAGTTGCAGATTTATTAAGGATAAGAACACAAAGATATGGAGATACAACCATTAATTTTTACCAATTAACCTAGTACTATGGAGGCAGAAAAAGACTATGCGTATTGCAGTATACCCGGGAAGTTTTGACCCCATTCATTACGGGCACCTAGACATAATTGAACGGGCATCGGTGCTGTATGACAAACTGGTGGTTGCGGTGGCCACCAATCCTAAAAAAAAGCCGCTCTTTGACACCCAAGAACGGATAGAATTATTAAAGATGGTGCTAAAGGATTTTGACAATGTTTACATAGAATCGTTCGAAGGTTTAACGGTAAATTATGCCTTAAAGCAAGGGGCCCAAGTTGTGGTCAGAGGGTTGAGGGCGATAACAGATTTTGAAAATGAGTTTGTTTTTGCACTTACCAATAAAAAATTGGAACCCAGGGTGGAAACCATATACCTAATGACCCGCTCGGAATACTCTTTTATAAGCTCCAGCGGCGTTAAAGAGGTTGCTTACTACGGCGGCAATATAAGTGATATGGTACCGTCCATTGTAGCTGATAAGTTGCATCAAAAGTATGATGATGCTTTAAAATAAGGGAGGGAGAGAATATGGAGCTCCTTAGTATACTAAATGAATTAGAGGAATTTGTTGAAGAATGTCCCAGGGTGCCCTTAAGCAAAAAGATTATGGTGGATGAAAATAAACTTTTTGACTACATAGATCGGATACGTACCACCTTGCCTGATGAGGTGAGACAAGCTAAACTTCTGATAAAAGAACGTGAAAAGGTACTCAGCGAATCAAAACGCGAGGCCCAATTACTGATGGAGGATGTACAGCGGCAGATAGAAAAA belongs to Desulfofalx alkaliphila DSM 12257 and includes:
- a CDS encoding ATPase, giving the protein MELLSILNELEEFVEECPRVPLSKKIMVDENKLFDYIDRIRTTLPDEVRQAKLLIKEREKVLSESKREAQLLMEDVQRQIEKKADESEIVEVANRRAQEIVKQAEEMAAEIRLGAKEYADEILEKMEGHLDRLINQVRSGRDELQRMK
- the coaD gene encoding pantetheine-phosphate adenylyltransferase — encoded protein: MRIAVYPGSFDPIHYGHLDIIERASVLYDKLVVAVATNPKKKPLFDTQERIELLKMVLKDFDNVYIESFEGLTVNYALKQGAQVVVRGLRAITDFENEFVFALTNKKLEPRVETIYLMTRSEYSFISSSGVKEVAYYGGNISDMVPSIVADKLHQKYDDALK
- the rsmD gene encoding 16S rRNA (guanine(966)-N(2))-methyltransferase RsmD — translated: MICYNKSWLRREGFLLRVIAGTAKKMILKSPRGEKTRPTADRVKEAVFNILADRIIDCNFLDLFAGTGSIAIEALSRGAAHAVLVEKDRPTVAIIKENLQRTKLFQRAEILHCDVFSAMKTLYQNNKNFDIIYIDPPYYKGYYQKVLNEVFNCHLLSPKGVVVVESSTQHLPPETVADLLRIRTQRYGDTTINFYQLT
- the gpr gene encoding GPR endopeptidase; amino-acid sequence: MTLSKNFLSHFGITLDLALEAREVVRGQLGEEIPGVVVDRETYDHAVVSTVKIVEKSAEEIMGKPQGNYITIEAPSLTDNNREVHQQIVQVLAEHLGRLFELPQESNVLIVGLGNRNATPDALGPQVVDQVLVTRHIFNYAPSEIREGMRPVSAIAPGVLGVTGIETAEIIKGIVENVKPELVIAIDSLASRSVERIATTIQIADTGIAPGSGVGNKRAGINQETMGVPVIAVGVPMVVHAALIASDAIERLFAQFKTNPQIYQAYQQDAVQGVLNDILAPFGGNLMVTPKEVDMLIHNTAKVIAGGLSAALHKGIDAEEYSTYLH